AGCCGGAGTGTCCTGCCATCGATCCCTCACCTCGGCGACTGTAGCGGGCGCATAGGTATGCTCAAGCCCTTTTCGCTGTCCGCATCAGGCGCTCCGGTGTCTCAAGACCCCTCTTGCAAGCGCGACAACTTCGCGTTTCACTTCGCTTCTCAGCAGCGGGAGAAACGAATCATGGCCAAGGGTGCGATGAAAGCCGGGAAAGAAGCCCGGAAACCCAAGAAAGACGCCAAGAAGCCAGCACCTGCGCCGGCTTTCAAGGCGCCTCCGGTGCAAGCGACCAAGCTCAAGGACAAATAGTCCTCACGAGCCTGACACGGACCTCGCCCGGCTGTCACGGCCGGGCGCGGGTTGAACTTCTCCTCGAAAAACCTTATCTGAACGGGCGCAGGGACGGCCCTGCGCTTCCCCGAAAAAACCGGCTGGGACGACCCGCCATCCCAATGGAGCGTTCCATGGCTTGGACTTACCTGTTCTTCGCCGGCCTGTTTGAAATCGGCTGGGCTATCGGCCTGAAATATACTGACGGCTTCACCAAGCCGATGCCGACCGTCCTCACCATTGCCTCGATGATCGTCAGCCTAGGCCTGCTCGGCCTTGCGCTGAAGACGCTGCCCGTCGGCACCGCCTATGCGATCTGGACCGGCATCGGCACTGTCGGCACCGCGATGCTTGGCATCTGGCTCCTGGGCGAGCCCGCGACGGCACTGCGCCTCGCCTGTATCGGCCTGATCGTGTCTGGTATCGTCGGCCTCAAGCTGGTCGCCTGATCCGCGGCCTTGCGGCGGCCTGCCCGAAACGGGCGGGCCTCACCCTTCCCCATTTCCTGTCTTGCATGACCTGACATCGACTGACGTCGAAGCGGCATACAAGGACGCGCAAAAGCGATCCGCGCCCGAGGTTTGGCAAGTCCCCGGTCGCGAATCGCTGACGATGTGAATTTTGCGCTATCGAGCCCGGCTAGCGGGCCGATGCGTCATTCCGGCGCGTGCAGGCGAAAGTGGACCTGCGCTCAGCCGTAGTTGGCCGAAGGCGGCATCCGCTTGCCGCGGGCCTTGCGGGCAGCATAACGCGCGTCGCGCTTGGCCTTGCGTTCGGCTTCATCGGACAGAACGCGGCTGATACGGTCGGCCTCTTCGGCCTCACGTGCCTTTGCCTCTGCCTGCGCAGCCTCTTCGGCGGCGAGACGTTCGGCTTCAGCCTTGGCTTCGCGCTCGGCCTTCTCAACGGCTTCGCGAGCCAGGCGTTCCTGCCTCAGCTTTTCCTTCTCGGCTTCGCGGATGGCGCGAGCTTCGAGGATAGCCTTGCGTTCGGCCTGACGGGCCAGAACGGCCGGATCGTCAGCTGCGGGGCGTGCCTTGTACTTTTCGAGGAGAGCTTTCTTTGCGTCATTGGCAGCGTTACGCCGCTCAAAGACGTCTTTTTCTCGGTAGATTGCCAATTTGATTTCCCTGGAGTCACTTCGCGCCGCTTACATACGCGGACGAAGGCATAGTTCAAGCGCCAAAAAGGCATGTCTCCCATGAATTCGCGGTATGTTGCGGATAGGAAACGCTCTTTGACGCCAATCTCGATATGGATTGTTCACTAGATCGCGTCTGGCGACCTCGTGGAGCGAGGGCTACCTCTAGCACAAACAATAGCGATAGGACCAGACTTCATGGAACTTGGCCTCTACACTTTTGCGGACGTTAGCCCAGAGCCGGGGCCTGGTGCCATCGGAGCACACCAGCGACTGCGCAATCTCATCGAAGAAATCGAACTGGCCGACCAGGTCGGGCTCGACGTTTTCGGCCTTGGCGAGCACCATCGCCCCGATTATGCCGCCTCGGCACCCGTCATCGCACTTGCCGCCGCCGCTGAACATACCAAACGCATCCGGCTGACCAGCGCCGTGACGGTGCTGTCCTCAGACGATCCCGTGCGCGTGTTCCAGCAATTCGCCACGCTTGATCAGTTGTCCGGCGGGCGCGCAGAGATCATGGCTGGGCGCGGCTCGTTCATCGAATCGTTTCCGCTGTTCGGCTACAATCTCGAGGACTATGACGAATTGTTTGCCGAGAAACTCGATCTGCTCCTGGCATTGCGCGAGAGCGAACGCGTGACCTGGCAAGGCACGCACAGGGCGCCGATCAACGATCGCGGCGTCTACCCCCGCCCTTATCAGGACCTGCTGCCGATCTGGATCGCCATTGGCGGCACACCGCAGTCGGCGGCGCGTGCCGGCGTGCTCGGACTGCCGCTGGCGCTCGCCATCATCGGCGGCGAACCAGCACGGTTCGCGCCGCTCTTCGATCTCTACCGCGAGGCCGCACGCCGCGCCGGTCAGGACACGGCAAAGCTCGCCACCAGCATCAATGTGCATGGCTTCATCGGCGAAACCACAGAACAGGCGGCGGACGACTTCTACCTGCCGCAGGCCGAGGTGATGAACCGCATCGGCCGCGAGCGCGGCTGGGGGCCGACGTCGAGAGCGCATTTCGATCAGTCGCGCGGCCCGAACGGGGCGCTCTTCGTCGGCAATCCGGAAGCGATGGCCGAAAAGATCGTGGCCCAGCACAAGATCTTCAAGAACGACCGGTTCCTGCTGCAGATGGCGATCGGCATCATGCCACATGACAAGATCATGAAGGCGATCGAGCTGTACGGCACCAGGGTGGCGCCGCTGGTGCGCAAGGAACTGGGCGTTCCCCAGGTCGACACGGCAGGCTGAGGCATCGGCGGAGGCGCGCTTTTTTCGCTGGACCAAAACATACCTTCAACGGGAAGGTTTGTTTGCGCCGCTAACGCTTCCTATATCCGGCGGGTCCCCACCCGCCGGAGCTGCCTCATGACCACCTTGTCCGTCCTCGACCTTTCGCCGGTCACCGAAGGCAGTACTGCCGCCCAGTCGCTGAGAAATACGCTCGACCTGGCGCGTCACGCAGAGAAACTCGGTTTCCATCGCTACTGGCTGGCCGAGCACCACAACATGGCCGGCATCGCAAGTGCTGCCACCTCTGTCGTCATCGCCCATGTCGCGGCCGGCACCAGCACCATCCGTGTCGGTGCCGGCGGCATCATGTTGCCCAATCACGCACCGCTGGTCATTGCCGAGCAGTTCGGCACACTTGCCGCCCTGCACCCCGGCCGCATCGACCTCGGCATCGGCCGCGCGCCCGGCACCGACATGCTGACCGCACGCGCCCTGCGCCGCAATCTCGAAGCCGGCGTCGATAATTTCCCGCAGGATGTCGTCGAGTTGATGGGCTATTTCGAGCCGGCAACGCCCGAACAGCGCATCCGCGCCGTACCCGGCGAGGGCGAGCAGGTCGAAGTCTGGGTTCTCGGTTCCAGCCTCTACGGCGCCCAGTTGGCAGCCATGCTCGGCCTGCCCTACGCCTTCGCCTCGCACTTCGCCCCCTCAGAGCTCGACCACGCGATCGAAATCTACCGCTCGCGCTTCCAACCCTCGGAGCGGCTGGCAAAACCCTACGTCATGGCCGGCATCAACATCGTTGCCGCCGACACTGACGCAGAGGCAAAGTTGTTGTTCAGTTCGGTGCAGCAGGCTTTTGTCAATCTGCGTAGCGGCCGCCCCGGCCGCCTGCCCGCGCCGCTCGATGGTTATGAGCGCGAGCTCGACCCCGTCGCCCGCCAGATGCTGTCGCAGACGCTCGCCTGCGCCGTCGTCGGTTCACCCGAAACAGTGCAGCGCGGCGTCGAGGCGTTCATCTCGCGTACCGGTGCCGACGAACTGATGGTCACGGCCCAGGTGTTTGATCATCAGGCGCGCAAGCGCTCGTATGAAATCCTGGCGGAAGTCGGTGCCGGATTTGCGAAGGCTGCGTAGCACGCCCTGGACCCGTTTACGGTGAGAGGGTAGCGCAGCGCGCTGCGAGCGAATCTATGAAGGGGCAAGCGCTGAGCGCGGAGGTTTTTGCCCTGCCCCCTTCATCCGACCCTCTGGACCGCCTTCCTCCCGCTCGGGGAGGAAGTTACCGCATCGCCTCGACGAGGCCCTTATCGGGAAAACACGTGGCCGCACGGCCATTCTTCGCCTGCCAGTCGCCGATCGACCGGCGCGTCTTGAAGCCCGGTAGACCGTCGGCTCCGCCGACGTCGTAGCCAAGCTTTTCCAGCCCGCGCTGCATCAAGGCCACATCGGAGCGGTAGAGCCCGTCGACCTTGCCCCAGCTACCGGCAAAACGCCGGTCGCCTGACGCGATCCGGTCGGCGCCATGGCCGATGAACAGCGCGTAGACATCGCTCTCATTATATTCCTTGAGCACGTAGAAATTCGGCGTGACGATGAAGGCGGGGCCGTTCCGCCCGGCCGGCATCATCAGAAAACCTTCGGCCCGTGCCTCATTCTCAGGGAACGGCTTGCCGCCGACCCGGGTTATGCCCATCGCGGCCCAGTCCGCTATCTTCTTACCCTTGTCGGGGCCCTCCAGCGCGCAGGTAACATTCTCCGGCACCGACACCTCGAAACCCCAGTCGCGGCCCTTCAACCAGCCATAGTGGACGAGATAGTTGGCGATCGAGGCCAGGGTGTCGGGTGTCGAGTTCCAGATGTCGGCGCGGCCATCGCCGTCGAAATCCACGGCATGCTGGAGGAACGAGGTCGGCAGGAACTGCGGCTGACCAAGCGCGCCGGCCCAGGACGAGCGCATCGCCTTGCGACTGACCAGCCCGCGCTCGACCATCTCGAGGCCGGCCAGCAGTTCCTTGCGGAACATCTCCTTGCGGGTGGCCAGGAACGCCTTGGTGCCCAGCACCTCGAAGGCATCATAGGGCATCTTGGCCGCACCGAAGCCGGACTCCCGGCCCCAGATCGCCAGCACGACGCCGCCGGGCACGCCGAAACGCTTCTCGATCGAGGCGAGCGTCTTGGCGTTGGCGCCAGCACGGCTGCGTCCGCCTGCTGTGACCGCACCGAGCGTCTTCTCCGAGAAATAGTTGCCAGGCGAGCCGAACTCGGCCTGGTGCTGCTGCTTCGGCGTCTTCGGCTTTTCGCCCGGCAGCACGAGGTCGGGCAGCTTGAGATTGGGTCTTACGCCATCGAAGGCCGCTTCAAAGGTCGCCCTGGAGATGCCCTTGGCCTTGGCTTCCGGCCACAGGTCCTTGGTGAGCCAGGCCTGGAACTGATCGTCGATCTTCGCGGCGGCGGCGGGGACGGCGAATACGAAGCACGCAGCAAGCAGGATTGATTTGAGGAACAGCGCTCTAGGTTGCCCGCCTCTGTCCTGCCGGACATCTCCCCCACAAGGGCGGAGATTGCCAGCGGCTATGCCGCGGCTCTTCCGCCAGCGATGAAGACTGGCGAAGATCGGCGTAAGGGCTGATCTCCCCTCTTGTGGGGGAGATGTCCGGCGGGACAGAGGGGGGCAACGTAGAGCGCTTGTCATCCAGCCTCCCTGCAAGCCAATTACGTCAAAACACGGTCCGCGACTTGAGGGCCGCCGACAGCGTGCCTTCGTCGAGATAGTCGAGCTCGCCGCCAACCGGCACGCCATGCGCCAGTCTTGTCACCTTGATGTCGAAGCCGGAGAGCTGGTCGGTAAGATAATGCGCCGTGGTCTGGCCCTCGACGGTGGCATTGACCGCCAGGATGACCTCGCTCACCCCGCCCTCGGCGATGCGGGTCACAAGTTGCCTGATGGTCAGCTGGTCGGGGCCAATGCCGTCGAGCGGCGACAACGTGCCGCCGAGCACATGGAACTTCGCGTTCATCGCACCGGCCCGCTCCAGCGCCCAGAGATCGGACACGTCCTCAACGACGATGATGGTGGTGGGGTCGCGGCGCGGATCGGTGCAGATCATGCACGGATCCGAGGTATCGACATTGCCGCAGGTCGAGCATACCCGCACCTTGTCGACCGCTTCGCCCATGGCGGCGGCCAGCGGCGCAAGCAGCTGTTCCTTCTTCTTGATCAGGTGAAGGGCAGCACGGCGGGCCGAACGCGGCCCGAGCCCCGGCACCTTGGCCAGAAGCTGGATCAGGCGTTCGATCTCGGGACCGGCGATTCGCTTCGACATGGAAGCGATATAAGACGTGTAGGGAACGGTGAGTAGTGAATAGTGAAGCGGGAAGCCGCCTGGTTCCTCCATCCACTACCGACTATTCGCTCATTCCTGCATCGGCCGGTCCTGGCTGGCGATGAGCGCGCCGATGGCGTCGGCATCTTCCGGCATCGCCTGGAACGACATCGCGCTGGCCAGTGCCGCATCGGAGCCGGCAGAGGCAACCGTGGTCGGCTGCGCCTCGACGACACCGGGCAGCGTCGGCTGTGCGGCGGAAGCAATCATCGTTTCCGGCTCAGTCGCCGGCAGCTTGCGCCGACTGCGCTTCTCGTAGAAGGCATTGCCGCCGGCAACCGTGGTGTAGTGCATGTTCTTATAGGGGAACTTCAGCCCGGCGGTGTGGAAGAACATCACCTCGGGTTTCACCTTGGGGTGGCGCTCGCCCTTGAGCACGGATTCCGCCGCCGCTTGCACATCCGGCAAGGCCTGGGAATTCATCGGCCGCGACAGCACCCCAGGCGCGAACTGGCCCTTCTGGCCGACGACACCGCAGACGCTGTCGCCATACTCGCCCGACTTGAGCCGGTTCATGACGACGCTGCCGACAGCAACGAGGCCGTCGCGGCTCGAGCGGTTGGATTCGAAAAACATCGCGCGCGCCAGGCATTCCTTGTCCTTCGCCGTATAGGCGTAGGAACCCGAACGAACCGAACTCGTAGTGATGCCGTCAGCGAGCTTGCTGGTGGTGCACCCGGAAACGATAAACGGTGAGGCGACGACGCCGACCAAAATCGGCATCTTCCAATTCTTGGCGATCAAAAGCGCCCCTCTCGTAAGCCCGCCACGTCCCCAGATTGCAGCAAGAATGCGCCCGTTTCGGGCAAAATGATGGCCGAGCCGCCGATCGCGTCTTCTTGCCAGGCTCGCCTCTGCAACGCGCGGTCGCTATATGGTCGGTCGATGACAAGAAAAGGCGCGCTTTCGGGGCGGCCGAAATTGGTTGGAGGCGACCGTGAAAGCCGTGCTGTTCGAACAATTTGGGCAACCGCCGAAGGTCCAGAACGTCGCCGAGCCGGCGCCGGCGCCCGGCGGCGTGGTGATCAAGGTCGAAGCCACAGGACTCTGCCGCAGCGACTGGCATGGCTGGATGGGACACGATGCCGACATCACCCTGCCGCATGTGCCAGGCCACGAGCTCGCCGGCGTCATCGTCGCTGCCGGGCGGTTGGTCACACGCTGGCAGGCGGGCGACCGGGTCACGGTGCCCTTCGTTGGCGGCTGCGGCCGCTGTTTCGAATGCACGTCGGGCAATCACCAGGTCTGCGAACACCAGTTTCAGCCCGGCTTCACCGCCTGGGGTTCGTTCGCCGAATATGTGGCCGTCGACTTTGCCGACACCAATCTTGTGCGGCTGCCCGACAGCATGGATTTCATCACCGCAGCCAGCCTCGGCTGCCGTTTCGTCACCTCGTTCCGCGCTGTCGTCGATCAGGGCCGCGTCAAGCCGGGCGAATGGGTGGCGGTGCATGGTTGCGGCGGCGTCGGCCTGTCGGCGATCATGATCGCCGCCGCGTCGGGCGCCAACGCAATCGCCATCGACCTTTCGGACGAAAAGCTCGACTTTGCCAGGAAAATGGGCGCGGTGGCGACGATCAACGCCTCACGCGAGACCGACGTCGTCGGCGCTGTGCGCGAACTGACAGGCGGCGGCGCACATCTGTCGCTCGACGCGCTCGGCCATCCCGTCACCTGCTACAACTCGATCGCCAACCTCAGGCGGCGCGGACGTCACATCCAGGTCGGGCTGATGCTGGGCGACCACGCCGAGCCGAAGATCCCGATGGGCAAGGTGATCGCCCACGAACTCGAAATCCTCGGCAGCCACGGCATGCAGGCGTTCCGCTACGAAGCGATGATGCAGATGATCGAGGCAGGCAAGCTTGCCCCGCAATTGCTCATTGGCAAGCACATCAGCCTCGACGACGCGCCGGCCGCCCTGATGGCGATGGACCGGTTCGAAGGGCTGGGGATCAGCGTGGTGACGCGATTCTAGGCGCGTAGCTTGATGAGAAACGGCGCCTGAAGATCAGGCGCCGTCCCACTATTTCCTGTTCGTTTCCGGTCTTTCTCAGAACGGCAGCTTCATGCCGGGGGGGATCGGCAGGCCGGCGGTCAGCGCCTTGGTCTTTTCCTGCATCGTCGCCTCGACCTTGGCCTTGGCGTCGTTGTGCGCGGCGACGATCAAGTCCTCGAGGATCTCGCCCTCGCCTTCCTTAAGCAGCGACGGATCGATCTTCAGCGCCTTCATTTCCGACTTGCCGGACAGGGTCACGGTGACGAGGCCGCCGCCCGACTGGCCAGTGGCTTCGAGCAGGGCGACCTCTTCCTGCATGGCCTGCAGCTTGGCCTGCATTTCCTTCGCCTTGCCCATCAGGCCGAGGAGATCCTTCATCGTGTTTGTCCTTTCGTCTCAGAACGGGTCGTCATCGTCGTTGTCCACGCCGGGGTCGGGCGGCAACTCGGTGTCGGTATCGATATCGGGTGCATCCGGCGTCGTCGGCAGCCGCACGTCTATGATCTTGGCGCCGGGAAAGCGCGCAAGGATCGCCGCCACCGTCGGGTCGGCCTTGGCATCGGTCAGGGCGACCTCGCGTTTGGTAGCCTCGATCTCGGCAAGGGTTGGCCCGCCTTCTTCCTTGGACAGCGACACCATCCAATGGCGGCCAGTCCAGAGCTTGAGCTTTGCCGTCAGGTCGTTGAGGAAGGTGCGCGGCGCGTCCGATGTCAGGCTGCATTCGATATGGCCGGGTTCGATGCGCACCGGGCGAACGGCGCGGCGGATCAGCACCTTGAAGGCCATTTCGCGGTTGGCTTCGGCGAGGTTGGCAAGATCGGCGATGGTGCGCACCGGCACCGCATCGACAACCGGCTCAGGCGCGGGCGGTGGCGCGACAAAGGCGGTGGGCGCGGGCGCGCTTTCCACCAGGCGCATCGCCTGGCCGCCGCCATTGCTCACCGGCATGCGTGCCTGCGACACGGCCGAAGCGCCGGCTCCACCATTGCCACCGCCGGCAGGCATCCCGCCATTGCGGGGCGCGCCGGAAGGCTGCGACGGCGCGTCGCCGAGCGATTTCAGGGCTTCGTCGAGCGTCGGCAGGTCGGCGGCATGCGCCAACCGTATCAGCACCATTTCGGCGGCGCTCACCGGCCGGTTGGAGGACTGCACCTCGGGAATGCCCTTGAGCAGCATCTGCCAGGCGCGGGAAAGCACCCTGATGGAAAGTGACCGGGCGAACTCCACGCCCCTCTTGCGCTCATCCTCTGACAGCGACGCGTCGTCGGCCGCCGACGGCACGAAGCGCAGGCGCGTGACAAGATGGGTGAATTCAGCAAGGTCGTTCAGCACGGCGACCGGATCGGCGCCGGTATCATACTGGGCGCGCAATTCGCCAAGAGCAGCGGCGATATCGCCCTTCATGATGTTTTCAAACAGGTCGACGACCCGCGCCCGATCGGCAAGGCCGAGCATGGCGCGCACCGCGTCTGACGTCACCGTGCCGCCGCCATGGGCGATGGCCTGGTCGAGAATGGACAGCGAATCGCGCGCCGAGCCCTCGGCCGCGCGCGCAACCATGGCAAGCGCGTCGTCCTCGACCGAAATGCCTTCCTGCCGGGCGATGTTGCGGAGATGCCCGACAAGCTTTCCGGCGTCGATTCGGCGCAGGTCGAAGCGCTGGCAGCGCGACAGCACCGTGATCGGGACTTTTCGGATTTCGGTGGTGGCGAAGATGAACTTCACATGCGGAGGCGGCTCTTCAAGCGTCTTCAGCAGACCGTTGAAGGCCTGCGTCGAGAGCATGTGCACCTCGTCGATGATGTAGACCTTGTAGCGAGCTGAAACGGGCGCGTAGCGGACACGGTCGATGATGTCCCTGATGTCGTCGATGCCGGTGTGGGACGCGGCGTCCATCTCGATGACATCGACATGCCGGCCTTCCATGATCGACTGGCAATGCTCGCCCAGCACGGTGAGGTCGACCGACGGGCGGTCGACATCAGGCGTCTTGTAGTTGAGTGCGCGCGCCAGGATGCGGGCGGTGGTGGTCTTGCCGACACCGCGGACGCCGGTCAGCATCCAGGCCTGCGCGATGCGGCCTGAGGAAAAGGCATTGGTCAGCGTCTGGACCATCGGCTCCTGGCCGACGAGTGCCGTAAAATCCGCAGGGCGATATTTGCGCGCGAGTACGCGATAGGCCTTGCTGTTATCGGTTTGTCCGGCTTCGCTCATCCGCCCCGTTCGCTCGCCCGTTCGTATTGGCGCCCCTGCCTCGACCGCGCAGGGCCGATTCCGCGAAACGAGTTTCGCCCGCACGGCGTAACGCCGTCAATGACGCGGAGAAGGGCGAAGAGGCGGGAGGCTGGAACAATGACCCGTTCCGGGCTCGTTAGGGCTGCTTCCTTCCGGACCTGACCCGGTTGGCGAGTGGATCGTCCACCACCAACCTCCCAACCTCCATATCGGCAATTGCCGCTCCAATTGCAAGGCCCTTCGGCGACATGTCGGCCCGGCAGTCAGGCGCCGGCGAAATTCAACGCCCAGAGATAGGCAAGCGTTGCCGCAATGCCGAGGCCGGTGCGCAGCGCATGCAGCGTCCCCCAATGGACGATCAGCCTGCGGGAGGCGGCACCACCCTCCTCGTTCGGTATCGCCTCGATACGCTTGTTGGTCGGCATGATGCCAAGCATCGTGTAGGGCCAGTTCGCGAGCATCAGCAAGGCGCCGACCACCCAGCGCCAGTCCCCGTTCAGCCAAGCAGCGAGCAGGCCGAGCACGCCGGAGACGACCGCCAGGCTCGCCTGCATGGTGAAGCCGGCGGCGTAGCTCGGTTTCCACTGCGCAAGCAGATTTTTGTCGTCGAGGCCAAGCCGTGCGGGCTGTTCGGCGAAATTGATGTAGAATGCCGCACCGGCAAAGGCGGCCGCGAGAACCAGGGCGATCTGACCGGCAAGCATTGCGCATCTCCAATGACGTTCGACGCATAGCATATCGGTGCAACGCGCGGCGCGTCAGTGCGCCTTACGACGTTTCCCGCCCAGCCTTTTCAATGATTCGCTTGCAGCCGCGACAGCCACACTCTAGCCTTCGACAAAACAAGGGAAACGCCAATGATTTCGGGGCTCAAGGCCGGGTTTACGCTGGATTCGCGTCTCGATGCCGACAGCGAACCGCTGATGTGGCTTGGCCTCTGCGAATTGCGCGTCATGAACGACCAGCGCTGGCCCTGGCTGGTGCTGGTGCCGCAGCGCCCCGGCATCGAGGAAATTCATGACCTTACCCCCCTCGATCAAGCGATGCTGACCTTCGAGAGCAACATGGTGGCGCATGCGCTCAAGCGTGCGACCGGCTGCGCCAAGATCAACAGCGGCGCGCTCGGTAACATCGTGCGGCAGCTGCATTTCCACGTCGTCGCCCGCAGCGAGGGCGATCCCGGCTGGCCCGGCCCGGTCTGGGGCCATGGCGTGCGCGAGCCCTATCGCCGCGACGATCTCCACCGGTTTGCCGAGCGCATCAAGTCGGCGCTATAAAGCGGCTCCGACGCAGACCGAGTTTCAGATGCCTTTCAGCCTGTTCGACGCACCTCGGCGTGAAGCCAGCCATTTCCTCGGCTTCGCCGGCAACATCATCGACCGCCAGTCGGAAAAGCGCAGCGACGATTCCGCCGTGAAAGCGCTCGCCGAACCCGACGCAAGGCTGCTTCTGGTCGCGTCGGGGCGGCTGGTGCTCGATTTCAGCGACACTTCGCCCACCCCCTACTTCACGCTCGCGGCGGCCGAGGCACTCGGCGCCCAGACCGGCGAGGCGATCCTGCTCGGCCGCGCAGATGACATCGCCATGCTGGCCCTGCCGATCACTGCCGAACAGGAAGCCCTGCCGGAGCACCTGAAGGCCATCGACTTCCGCTCGATCCTGGCGCAACGCCTGACCGACGAGGCCGGGCTCGGCGCCCTGGCACAGGGCGCCGCACTGCTTGCCTGGAACGCCAGCCACCGCTTCTGCGGTCGCTGCGGCGCTGAAACCGAGATGCGCGCCGGCGGCTACAAGCGGCGCTGCACCAGATGCGGTACAGAACATTTTCCCCGCACCGACCCTGTCGCCATCATGCTGACCGTGTCGGGTGACAAGTGCCTGATGGGTCGCGGCCGGCATTTCGCGCCGGGCGTCTATTCGGCGCTCGCCGGCTTCATCGAGCCGGGCGAAACGATCGAGGCGGCGGTGCGGCGCGAAACACTCGAGGAGGCCGGTATCCGGCTCGGCCGCGTCGTCTATCATTCGAGCCAGCCCTGGCCGTTCCCTTATTCGCTGATGATCGGCTGTTATGGCGAGGCGCTCAACGAAGACATCGCGACCGATACCGACGAGCTCGAGGACTGCCGCTGGTTTCCCCGTGCGGAGGTTCTGCAGATGCTCGCCGGCACCCATCCCGACGAGCTCAGGGTGCCACCAGGACACGCCATCGCCCATCAGCTCATCCGCACTTGGGCCGACGCAGAGTGACGCCTGATGCGGCGCTCGGCGCATTCCGCGCTGCCATCGTCCGGTCGTTTCCCGAGCTTGAGGGCGCAAGCTTCACTTTGCTCGCACCCGGCTGGCACAGCGACGCTGTCGACGTCGACGACAGGCTGGTGTTCAAGTTCCCGCGTCACGAGGCGGCGGAACAGGCGCTGGCGCGGGAAGCCAGACTGCTCGGGCTTGTCCGCACTGGTGTGACCATGCCGGTGCCCGACCTGAGGCTGCATGCAGGCCCACCGATGTTCTCACACCACGGCAAGCTCAGAGGCGAGCATCTGCTGACAAGGCAGTATGAAGCGCTGCCTGAGCGTGCCCGCCAGGAGTTGGCCGAGAAGTTGGGGCTTTTCTACGCTGAGATCCACCGACTGGACCGTCCGGCGCTGGAAGCTGCCGGCGCCAGGCCGATCGAGGCCTGGATCGTGCCTGAAGAAATCCTTCGCCGGATCCGACCCGTGCTGCCGGAAGGGCTGTGCGCCTATGCCGACAGAACTGTCGCTGCATGGCAGGAGCTGGCGGCCGATCCGCACGGCACCACATATGGCTTCTTCGATGGCCATGGCTGGAACATGGCGTTCGATCATGCCGCCCAACGGCTCAACGGCGTCTATGACTCTGCCGATTCGGGTTTCGGCGACCTGCAGCAAGAGTTCATCTATTCGAACTTCATCTCGCGCGACCTGACGGCCCGGATCGTCGGCGAATATGAAGTGTTGACCGGCAGGCATCTCGACCGGCAGCGCATCGAACTGCTCAGCAGCGTGCTCAGGCTATCGGAACTCGCCGGCTCCGCCGACGATCCCGAGCATCTGCCTGCGATGCTCGGGCATGTTGCCGACTGGGCGGCACGAGGAACGGTTTAGTCGCCGTTGCTCTGCGTGCCGCGGAACTCGTTGGCCTCGTAGACGCCGAGAATACGCACCTCACGGGTGAAGAAGCGCAGTTCCTCCAAAGCCAGCGCCACCAGACGATCGTCCGGGTGGCCTTCGATGTCCGAATAGAACTGGGTCGCGG
The nucleotide sequence above comes from Aminobacter aminovorans. Encoded proteins:
- a CDS encoding YbaB/EbfC family nucleoid-associated protein; the protein is MKDLLGLMGKAKEMQAKLQAMQEEVALLEATGQSGGGLVTVTLSGKSEMKALKIDPSLLKEGEGEILEDLIVAAHNDAKAKVEATMQEKTKALTAGLPIPPGMKLPF
- a CDS encoding zinc-dependent alcohol dehydrogenase family protein, which produces MKAVLFEQFGQPPKVQNVAEPAPAPGGVVIKVEATGLCRSDWHGWMGHDADITLPHVPGHELAGVIVAAGRLVTRWQAGDRVTVPFVGGCGRCFECTSGNHQVCEHQFQPGFTAWGSFAEYVAVDFADTNLVRLPDSMDFITAASLGCRFVTSFRAVVDQGRVKPGEWVAVHGCGGVGLSAIMIAAASGANAIAIDLSDEKLDFARKMGAVATINASRETDVVGAVRELTGGGAHLSLDALGHPVTCYNSIANLRRRGRHIQVGLMLGDHAEPKIPMGKVIAHELEILGSHGMQAFRYEAMMQMIEAGKLAPQLLIGKHISLDDAPAALMAMDRFEGLGISVVTRF
- the nudC gene encoding NAD(+) diphosphatase is translated as MPFSLFDAPRREASHFLGFAGNIIDRQSEKRSDDSAVKALAEPDARLLLVASGRLVLDFSDTSPTPYFTLAAAEALGAQTGEAILLGRADDIAMLALPITAEQEALPEHLKAIDFRSILAQRLTDEAGLGALAQGAALLAWNASHRFCGRCGAETEMRAGGYKRRCTRCGTEHFPRTDPVAIMLTVSGDKCLMGRGRHFAPGVYSALAGFIEPGETIEAAVRRETLEEAGIRLGRVVYHSSQPWPFPYSLMIGCYGEALNEDIATDTDELEDCRWFPRAEVLQMLAGTHPDELRVPPGHAIAHQLIRTWADAE
- a CDS encoding phosphotransferase family protein, with the translated sequence MTPDAALGAFRAAIVRSFPELEGASFTLLAPGWHSDAVDVDDRLVFKFPRHEAAEQALAREARLLGLVRTGVTMPVPDLRLHAGPPMFSHHGKLRGEHLLTRQYEALPERARQELAEKLGLFYAEIHRLDRPALEAAGARPIEAWIVPEEILRRIRPVLPEGLCAYADRTVAAWQELAADPHGTTYGFFDGHGWNMAFDHAAQRLNGVYDSADSGFGDLQQEFIYSNFISRDLTARIVGEYEVLTGRHLDRQRIELLSSVLRLSELAGSADDPEHLPAMLGHVADWAARGTV
- a CDS encoding DNA polymerase III subunit gamma/tau; the protein is MSEAGQTDNSKAYRVLARKYRPADFTALVGQEPMVQTLTNAFSSGRIAQAWMLTGVRGVGKTTTARILARALNYKTPDVDRPSVDLTVLGEHCQSIMEGRHVDVIEMDAASHTGIDDIRDIIDRVRYAPVSARYKVYIIDEVHMLSTQAFNGLLKTLEEPPPHVKFIFATTEIRKVPITVLSRCQRFDLRRIDAGKLVGHLRNIARQEGISVEDDALAMVARAAEGSARDSLSILDQAIAHGGGTVTSDAVRAMLGLADRARVVDLFENIMKGDIAAALGELRAQYDTGADPVAVLNDLAEFTHLVTRLRFVPSAADDASLSEDERKRGVEFARSLSIRVLSRAWQMLLKGIPEVQSSNRPVSAAEMVLIRLAHAADLPTLDEALKSLGDAPSQPSGAPRNGGMPAGGGNGGAGASAVSQARMPVSNGGGQAMRLVESAPAPTAFVAPPPAPEPVVDAVPVRTIADLANLAEANREMAFKVLIRRAVRPVRIEPGHIECSLTSDAPRTFLNDLTAKLKLWTGRHWMVSLSKEEGGPTLAEIEATKREVALTDAKADPTVAAILARFPGAKIIDVRLPTTPDAPDIDTDTELPPDPGVDNDDDDPF
- a CDS encoding DUF1772 domain-containing protein; the encoded protein is MLAGQIALVLAAAFAGAAFYINFAEQPARLGLDDKNLLAQWKPSYAAGFTMQASLAVVSGVLGLLAAWLNGDWRWVVGALLMLANWPYTMLGIMPTNKRIEAIPNEEGGAASRRLIVHWGTLHALRTGLGIAATLAYLWALNFAGA
- a CDS encoding HIT domain-containing protein, which produces MISGLKAGFTLDSRLDADSEPLMWLGLCELRVMNDQRWPWLVLVPQRPGIEEIHDLTPLDQAMLTFESNMVAHALKRATGCAKINSGALGNIVRQLHFHVVARSEGDPGWPGPVWGHGVREPYRRDDLHRFAERIKSAL